The genomic window GCCCTACCTCGTCGTCGATATCGGCGGTGGCTCCACCGAAGTCGTGCGCGGGACCCGCGACGTCGTCGCCGGCACCTCCCTGGACATCGGCAGCGTGCGCCTGACCGAGCGCCACCACCGCACCGACCCGCCGACGCAGGAAGTCATCGACGCCGCCCGCTTCGACATCGCGGAGGCACTGGATACCGCGGAGGCCGAGGTCGGGCTCGGTGGTGTCAACACCGTCATCGGACTGGCCGGCTCGGTCACCACCGTCACCGCGCAGGCCCTCGGTCTGACCTCCTACGACCCGTCGGCCATCCACCTGGCCGACCTGACGGTCGAGCAGTACATGGAGGCCTGTGAGCGCCTCATCCTCAGCACCCGGGCCGAGCGGGCCGCGCAGCCCTTCATGCACCCCGGTCGCGTCGACGTCATCGGCGCCGGGGCGCTCATCTGGTACGAGCTCATCGAGCGGGCTCGTGGCGCCAACGGCCCCGACCTGGTCGTCACGACCTCCGAGCGGGACATCCTCGACGGCATCGCCCTGTCGATCGTCGCACCGGACGAGCCGGAAGCCGAGGACGAGCAGTCGACTGGCTAGTGCCGCATCAAGATGCGATGGGTAGGTAGTCGGGGCGTCGGATCGTGGGGCCGGTGGCGAAGTTGGTCTTGGGCAGCGCCTGCTTGTTCTTCCATCTCAGGTAGCCACCGATGGCGGCCTCTTGGGTGGCGTGTTCGGGGTAGTCGCTGCCATCGAGGGTGAAGTACCGCAGGGCGGCGAACTCGGACTCGATCCAGTTCAGCCAGGAGGCGTTGGAGGGAGTGAAGACCAGTTCCACGTCGTGGGCCGCGCACCAGGTGAGGACCTCGGTCTTCTTGTGTGGGGAGAAGTTGTCGCAGATGACGTACAACGTCCCGGCGCAGCGACGACGTAGCTGGCGCAGGAAGTCGAGGAACTCTTGCCAGCGTTTGCGGTCGCGGAAGCGGTAGATCATCTTCCCGGTGGCCAGGTCCAGCGCGCCGAACATGTGCCGTACC from Janibacter cremeus includes these protein-coding regions:
- a CDS encoding Ppx/GppA phosphatase family protein, producing MRVAAIDCGTNSIRLLIADHDTGRNVLTDVARRVEVVRLGQGVDTTGRLDDEALSRTLDMCREYAEQCRHEQVPAGNVRFVATSATRDASNSEDFVQGVRAAFGELDVTPEVIVGAEEARLGFIGATGALADEGFEGPYLVVDIGGGSTEVVRGTRDVVAGTSLDIGSVRLTERHHRTDPPTQEVIDAARFDIAEALDTAEAEVGLGGVNTVIGLAGSVTTVTAQALGLTSYDPSAIHLADLTVEQYMEACERLILSTRAERAAQPFMHPGRVDVIGAGALIWYELIERARGANGPDLVVTTSERDILDGIALSIVAPDEPEAEDEQSTG